The nucleotide window AAGCGACTCCTGACGAGCTGAGACCCCAGTTTGCCTATGTGAAGGATATTCTAAAGGCGATGAATATACCGACCTATGAGCTGGAGGGTTATGAGGCTGATGACCTGATAGGCACAGTAACTAAGCGGGCCGAGGAAGAGGGATATATGAGCGTCATTGTGACCGGGGACCGGGATGCCCTGCAGCTTATATCGCCGGCTACCACGGTGATGCTTACCCGGAAGGGGATTTCGGAGACTGAGCTTTATGATACCGGCAGGGTAAAAGAGAGGTATGGCCTGACTCCGGAACAAATGATAGATGTGAAGGGACTTATGGGTGATTCCTCAGATAATATTCCCGGTGTACCCGGAATAGGTGAAAAGACTGCTCTCAAGCTGATAAACACGTATGGCAGCATGGAAAAGGTTTATGAAAACCTGGGTGACCTTACCCCAAAGATGCGGGAAAAGCTGACGGAAAACCGGGAACTGGCTTTTCTGAGCAGGGAACTGGCCACCATTATCAGGGATGTTCCCTTTGAACTTGATTTAATGGAGTGTTATCTGGAGGAACCGGATTATGATAAACTGATGCCACTGTTACAGAAAATGGAGTTTAAAACCCTGATTAATTCCTTTACCGAAAGAATGAAGGCTGCCGGACTGGCCCCATCCGAGTCCGGGCAGGCACCGCCGGTGTGTCAGGTGGAATATGAATGTACGGTACTGCCGCTGCAGGAAGGCCTGGACAGGCTGGCAGCTGACCTTGATAAAGGAGAAATAAGCATATCTTATGAACTCAGCAATCCTGACCCGATGCTCGCTGAACTGACAGGATTCAGCTGGAGTGTGGAACCCGGCACTGCGGCATATGTAACCGGGGTCGGGGAGGGCCAGGCCGAGTTATTCAGAGAAGAGGCAAATATATCTCCATTGGCGTCTCTGGCAGGGTCCAGAGCTGGGGTGAAAAAGTACTGTCATGACGGGAAAAGGCTTATGGTGGCACTTGATAGATACGGCATCAGGTGGGGGTCTGTTGCCCAGGATACGCTGCTGGCTGCCTACCTTCTGAACCCAACTGGGCATCACCAGGACCTGGCTGATTTGAGCGCAGAATACCTGGGGCGGGAGCTTGCTCCCGGCGATGAAAGCGCCGGAGCTGCCGGAACTTCCGGAGCTGCCGGAGCCGGTTCGAGTGCGGCTGTCATTATGGAACTGCAGAAGGTATTGGCGCAAAAACTGGCTGATGACGGCCTGGAAGAACTGTATTACAGTGTTGAGCTGCCCCTTACCAGAATACTGGCAGACATGGAGATAACCGGAGTCAGGGTAGACAGGGAGCGCCTCACGGAAATGTCAGCAGAACTGGCGGATAAGCTGGAAAACATCAGCACAGAGATATATGGGCTTTCCGGAGAGGAATTTAACATAAATTCACCAAAACAGCTGGGCTACATCCTTTTTGAAAAAATGGGACTCCCGGCAGCCAAAAAAACTAAAACCGGTTACTCAACTGATGTGGAGGTATTGGAAAGGCTGGCAGCCGAACACGGGATAGCGGAGAAGATCCTTGAGTTCAGGCAGCTTGCCAAACTTAAATCAACCTATGTAGACGGTCTCCGCGGCCTGATTAATCCCCGTACCGGCAGGCTGCATACAACCTTTAACCAGGCGGTTACAGCAACAGGCAGGCTCAGCAGCGCTGAACCAAACCTCCAGAACATCCCGATTCGGATGGAAGAAGGCAGGCGGATCAGAAAGGCTTTTGTGCCTTCTGAACCGGGACACCGGCTTCTGGCTGCCGACTACTCACAAATAGAATTAAGGGTACTGGCACATATTTCCGGTGATGCCAATTTCATCAGGGCCTTCAGAGAAGGACAGGATATCCACACACATACTGCTTCCGAGGTTTTTGGTGTTCCTGAAAATGAGGTTACCAGGGAAATGAGGGATGGCGCCAAGGCTGTTAACTTTGGAATTGTGTACGGGATCAGTGAGTTCGGTCTGGCAAGGAATATCAGGATAACCAGACAGCAGGCCAGAGAATATATTGACGGTTATCTGGACCGTTACCCCGGCATCAGGGAATTCATGAAAAATATAGTGGTTGAGGCACGGGAAAATGGGTATGTGACCACTATCCTGGACCGGCGCAGATACATTCCTGACCTGAAAAGCCGCAACCACAATGTCAGGGCGTTCGGGGAACGGGCAGCCATGAACACCCCGATTCAGGGCAGCGCTGCTGATATCATTAAGCTGGCCATGGTCAGGGTGGCGGAATGCCTGGAGCGGGAAGGCCTGAAGACTAAAATGCTGCTGCAGGTTCATGATGAGTTGATATTTGAAGTGCCTGAAGAGGAGATGGAGAAGGCTGTCCCACTAATCAGGGATTGCATGGAAAATGCTGTAGAGCTGGAGGTTCCGCTGGTTGTGGACATGAAACAAGGCCCCAGTTGGTTTGATATGGAAAAGATTAAAAATGTCTAACATTTAACAATTAAAGTTTGGAGGACAATTTGCTATAATAGATATAGAAGTTCATGTTATGTTAACTAATATGGGGAGGTTACTACCTTATGCCAGAATTACCGGAAGTGGAGACTATACGAAGGTCCCTGGAAGATAAAATAAAGGGCAAAACCTTTACAGGCATCGAAATTTTTCTCGAAAAGATTCTTAAGGGCATTGACGCGGGTGAGTTTGATGAGAAATTAAAAGGCAAAAAAATAACCGGAATCAGCCGCAGGGGCAAATACCTGATCATACAGCTGTCCGGCGGCCTTGTAATGGTTGTCCACCTTAGAATGACAGGACAGCTCCTCTACTGTTCCGCAGAACAGGAACGGGTAAAACACACTCATGTGATTTTCCACCTGAGTGACAAATATGACTTGAGATTTGTTGACCAGCGCCAGTTTGGCAAGGTACAGTTTTTGCCCGCTAAAGATCTGGAGAACCTTTCCAGCCTGAAGAACCTGGGTGTGGAGCCTTTAAGTGATGATTTTACCAGGGAGTTTTTCAAAAAGGGCTTGCGCAACAGAAGGGTCAAGATTAAGCCCCTTCTCCTGGAACAGGAATTTATCGCCGGAATTGGCAACATTTATGCTGATGAGGCCCTGTTCCGGGCCAGGGTGAATCCGGAGAAGGTTGCCGCCAACCTCAGCCCCAGGGAGGCCTCAATGCTGTTTAATGCAATCAGGGAAGTCCTTATTGAGGGTATAGATAACAAGGGCACTTCCATCAAAGACTATATTGACGGTGACGGTAACAAGGGCAGCAACCAGAATAATCTCAGGGTTTACGGGCGTGACAGACAGCCCTGTACAAAATGCGGCACGGAAATACAAAGAGTTGTGATCAGGGGCCGCAGCGCTCATTATTGTCCCAAGTGCCAAAAAATCTAATAAGCGCTTTTTGCTGTACCGGTCCCGGACTAGCTCCCTGAATCGCAGACAGGCACATAAGGGGAACCCCTCCCATATATTACATTGTAAGGCCAAGGAGCAAGGAATCAGGAGGGGGGAGGACCGGTATAGTGGAACTGTTATCCATTATTGCCTTCGCAACAGCTTTGAGCCTGGATGGATTCGGTGTAGGAATCTCTTACGGCATGAGGAAGATCAGGATTCCCGTATTGTCACTGGTGGTAATCAGTCTGACATCATCTACGGCCATAGGGCTGACCATGTTATCCGGCCATTTCGTGTCACAGTATATATCTGCAGAAATGGCGGAAATAATCGGGGCATCAATCCTGATACTGGTGGGGCTTTGGATTCTGCTGCAGACCTGGTCAAAAAAAGAATCTCATATCAAGCCAGGGGAGAAGAGTGTTGGGGAACACAATCCTGAGTGCCAGACAATACTGGACTTTAAAATAGAGGCCTTTGGCCTGGTAATTAAGATAATGCGGGAGCCTACAGTTGCTGATTTTGACAAATCAGGGTTTATCAGTGTCAAGGAAGCGCTGCTCCTGGGATTGGCTTTAGCCATGGATGCCATTGGCGCCGGATTTGGCGCTGCTATGACGGGATTTACCCCTGTTTTAACTCCTTTGATAGTAGGGATTGTCAAATTCCTTATGGTAAGTCTGGGAGTAATTTTGGGGAGGCGTTATGCCGTTAATTGGCTGGGCAACCGGGCCGCGGTATTACCCGGATGGGTATTGATAATGCTTGGTGTGGCCAGGGTAATGAAGATCTAAAATGTAATATGGGCAGGGGTAGATGTATTCCTACGGCGGGCTACGTCTCCGCCGGCAGCAGCTCCCGCTTCGCGGGTCGCTGGCCGGACGGACGACAGACTCCGCCTTCCGGAACACATCTACCCCTGTTTCTACTATATTTGGTATGTTCCCCTTAAGGTAGACAGGTTAAATAATGAAAACCTACTGTCGAAAGGGGAGCATTATCATGTTTTGAAAAAGACCAATATAGCGGAGCAAAGAAAAATGCGGCTGTAGGAGAGTCATGTCGCAAACTTTGGTTAATAGGAGTGGCTTGATTTTTCCATTTGAGTTATAATATTAGTTAAGAATAATTTAGGGGATGTTTCTATGTCTCATATTTATACAATAGGTCATTCAATACATTCAGTTGAACACTTTTTATTATTATTAAACAGCAATGGTATAAACTGTGTGGTTGATGTTAGAAGTGTTCCGTATTCAAAATACAGTCCTCAATACAATATGAATGAACTGAGGCAACAGTTAAAGAGTAACGGCATTTATTACGTTTTCATGGGAAAAGAACTTGGAGCAAGACAATCAGATAAATCTTTATACAATGATGATGGATATGTTGACTTTGAAAGAGTCAGAAATAGCACTCTTTTTAAGACTGGTATTGAACGGGTTAAAGCAGGAATGAAAAAGGGATTTAAGATTGCTTTGATGTGTACCGAAAAGGATCCTATAGAATGTCATAGGAATATTTTAGTGGCAAGAGCGTTTTATTTGCAAAACTATCCTGTTTTAAACATTCTTGAAAACGGCGCTGTGGAAACACAAGATCATTTGGAAAATAGATTATTAGATAAATATTTTCCTAATAGAAATCAAAGAAATATTTTAGAGTTACTTGATGGTGAAATCAATGAAAAAGATATGATAATAAAAGCTTATCGAGAACGGAATAAGGAAATCGGATATAAGAATGATGATGGGAGTCAAGTAATATGAAAGTGTATACTATTGGTTTTACAAAGAAATCTGCTAGAGAGTTTTTTGCTTTGCTAAAAAAGCATTCCGTGAAAAAAATATTGGATATAAGATTAAATAATTGCTCACAACTGGCCGGTTTTTCCAAAGGAGCTGATTTAGAATATTTTTGTGAAATTTGTGGTATCGGGTACGAACACAATACCAGGTTATCTCCAACCAAATCAATATTGGACGATTATAAGAAGAAACGGATTGGTTGGCCTGAATACGAAGAACAATTTCTCAAGCTCCTAAGTGAAAGAAAAGTTGAAGAATTATTTAACTTCGGTGATGGAAACAATGATGTGGTTTGTTTTCTATGCAGTGAAGAAAAGGCAGACCAATGCCACAGAAGATTGGTGGCAGAATATTTTAAATGCAAAAATCCTAAGTTAGATATAGAGATTGTTCATATTTAATTAACCTGGTTACGAAGCGGGGTGGTAAGAAATGGTCAAAGAAATAATAATTTTGGCAACTTCGGTGAAATACCGAAATTATTGCATTGCCGGAATTGATAAAGCCACAGGTGAATGGGTGCGAATTATCTCGGATGATGATTCGATAGAAAATGCTGTCAGAATGGAAGATATGTGTTACGCGGATGGCTCTGTTCCCAAGGTTTTTGATGTGGTTCGAATAAAATGTAAGGGACATAGACCAAACTTTTATCAGCCGGAAAACTTTCTTCTAGATGATACCTGTTACTGGCAAAAAGTTGATAGGGCGAGTATAAGTGATGTAATAAAAGTTCATCCGCCTGAGGATAAACCATATATTTTTTATAATCATACAAAGCGCATTCACAAAGATGACTTAGAACAAATTTGTAAAGTTGCGTCGGACAACCACTCTTTAATTCTCATTTCTCCTAAAAATGTTATTGTTCATGTTAATGAATTCCCTGAACGGAAAACCGTAACAATTAGTTTCGACTACAACGACTGTACATATAAGTGGATACCTACGACAGATACAGACTTTAAGAAAAGATATTTGGAGTTAGAGCCATTTCACTATCGAGTTAAGGAACGGGTGTTCTTAGTATTAAGTCTAGGTGTATGTGACCCTAAAGATGGATGTCATTATAAGCTTGTTGCAACAGTATTAGAATAAAAGCAATTCTAGCCCAGGTCCTAATAATGACCTGGGTTTACTGTTTCTTAGGTTCTGCTGATAAAAAATAAAAATTAATACTTGATTAATGTCCGGAGGAAAAGTATATTTTATAGAGGATGGGCTTTTTGTAGTAGAAGCTGTTCCGAAAACTGTTCACACAAATAAGGAGAGTCATCATGACTGTTATTGGCCTTACGGGAAGCATAGCCAGCGGTAAGAGCCTGGTTGCTGAGGTTCTTAAAGAAAAGGGAGCGGTATTAATCGATGCTGATGTGGTGGCCCGGGAAGTTGTTGAGCCGGGGACAGAAGGCTGGAGGCAAATCCGGACCGAATTTGGAGATGCTATTTTAAAGCCTGACGGGACGGTTAACCGCAAAGAGCTTGGAAATATGGTTTTTGCCAGCCCCGGACTGTTGAAAAAATTGAATAATATTGTGCATCCCATCATAGAAAAAGAAGTAATCGGCAAAATAAATTTATTCCGTGCCGGCTCGGTAAATGGAAACGAGGTCATGGTTATTGATGCCCCGCTCCTTATTGAGGCAGGAATGCACCGCTTGGTAGATGAGGTCTGGGTGGTCGATATCCCTCATGAAGTGCGGGTAAGGCGCCTGATGGAGCGTGACCGGCTGACCAGGGAACAAGCGCTTGGGAGGATAAAAAGCCAGATGCCTGCAGAGGAAAAAAAGAAGTATGCCGGCATTGTCATAGATAACTCTGGAGACAGGCATGATACCAGAAAAGCTGTGGCAGAATTATGGGAAAGGCGTTTCGGGAAACCCGGGGTGGAAACAGTTGAGAAAACGAAAAATTAGACGTGGCCGGATTATCTGGTTGCTATTGCTGATTGCGGTCGTTGCTATGTTGAGTAGCAAATCATTTTGGCGGGTGTTTTATCCGCTGCCTTATAAAGAACTGGTTTTTTCCCAGGCAGCAAAAAACAATATAGATCCTTATTTGGTTGCTGCTATTATCAAGACTGAAAGCAATTTTGTGCCATCAGCCGAGTCCCCCATGGGAGCCAGGGGAATAATGCAGATAATGCCCGAAACAGGAGCATGGGCAGCACAACAGATGAATCTCAGGGAATTCAAACCAGACGATCTCTATAATCCGGAACTCAATATCAGGATAGGGTCCTGGTATATCAGCAACCTTAATACAGAGTTTAAGGGCAATAAAATACTGGTAGTTGCAGCTTATAACGGGGGCCGGGGAAATGTTAGAGAATGGCTGGATAAGGGCCTCTGGACCGGTGAACATGCAAGTGTTGATCAGATACCTTTTAGTGAGACCAGAGCGTATGTCAAAAAGGTATTACGGAATTATTCCTGGTATAGGTATCTCTATAAGGAAGCTCCCGGATAACCCGCTGCGTATGTGGTATACAGGTCGTACAGGAGTTCCCTGTGGGCCCGGTTTTAGTTTACAAAAAATGCAAAATAGGATATAATAAAAGCACACATTCCTTGACACCTCAAACGCACGTGGAAAGTAGGAGATTATTATGTTATTTGAGGGCAGGAAAACATTACAAAAAGGATATTTCACGGACCGGTCATCTATGGCCGGTCTTGTTGTTTGTGATTACAAATAGCAATTAGTTTCAGATATTATTAAAGGAAAGGAGTGAAGGGAATGCCGGTCCATGACAGGAAAGAACAAATGCTGAAAGCCTGGACAGAATTTGTGGAACAGGGGCATGTGAACAAAAACTGGGTCCGCCGGGAAATCGAAGATTCATGGCGCCGCAGCCGGAGTATGGGTATTGATAAGTGTCTTGAAAATATACCTTTTTTGGCTGAAACAGCTGAGCTGGAACAGCGCCGCGAAGCGAACCGGGAACTGCTTGAAATATCTTTCCCAATCATGAAGAACCTATTCTCCTTTGTTGAAGGATCCGGGTTTATCGTGGCCCTGATTGACCGTGATGGCATAATCCTGCAAAGCCTTGGCGACCGGGAGACTGTGGCCCTTGCATCCCGGAACAGCCTGGTTGCCGGAGCAAGCCTCAATGAAGCGGTATCCGGTACAAATGCAACCGGGTTAGCCCTCAAACAGGGACGGCCTATACAGGTTTTTGCAACTGAGCACTACATCAAGGCCCTTCACCCCTGGACCTGTTCCTCCGGTCCCATTTACGGGCATTCGGGGCAGTTGGTAGGGGCGCTGAGTATGACCGGTTCTTTTGAAAAAGTCCATTCACATACTCTGGGGATGGTTGTTGCCGCTATTGATTCTGTTGAAGGTCAATTAAAGGTAAATAAAGTCCTGGAAAACCTGCTGGTTGTCAATCGCTATCAGAATGCTATCGTGGAATCAATTTCCGATGGGCTGATAGCTGTTGACGAAAAAGCGCGGGTGACCAAAATAAATAAGGCTGCGGATGCTTTGTTAAAAATTAACCCGGATTCGGTCATTCATTCTTCAATTAACGAACTTCTGGGATATCACAACCCCATTTTAAAGGCTCTGCAGACAGGTGATATCTGCACCGATGAAGAGTTCCAGGCAGATACCAAGAGGGGTAAGGTGCATTGTACCATGACCTGCCGGCCCATCCGGAATCCCCAGCAGAAAATTGTCGGAGTTGTTACAGTTGTCCGGGAGATCCGGGCAGTTAAGCAGTTGGTAACCCGTATGGTCGGGGCCAGGGCCAGGTTTACCTTTGATGACCTGATAGGGAGGAATGCCACTTACCTGAAGACAGTGGAGATGGCCCGGACGGCTGGCGGAAGCTCTTCGAATGTGCTGCTGCTGGGTGAAAGCGGAACCGGCAAGGAGGTCTTTGCCCAGGCCATCCATAATGCCACCTCCAGAGCCAAAGGGCCGTTTATTGCCATAAACTGTGCTGCCCTGCCCCGTGAGCTGATAGGGAGCGAACTGTTCGGATATAACGAGGGAGCCTTTACCGGCGCAAAACGGGGCGGCAGTCCAGGCAAATTCGAACTGGCTGACGGGGGAACCCTGTTCCTTGACGAAATCGGGGAAATGCCCCTTGAGCTTCAGGCTAACCTGCTCCGGGT belongs to Phosphitispora fastidiosa and includes:
- the polA gene encoding DNA polymerase I, with the translated sequence MKDKTRLMILDGNSLIYRAFYAIPLLTSSEGEFTNAVYGFMNMLMKVLSDEKPGCIAVAFDKGKVTFRNEKFDQYKGTRKATPDELRPQFAYVKDILKAMNIPTYELEGYEADDLIGTVTKRAEEEGYMSVIVTGDRDALQLISPATTVMLTRKGISETELYDTGRVKERYGLTPEQMIDVKGLMGDSSDNIPGVPGIGEKTALKLINTYGSMEKVYENLGDLTPKMREKLTENRELAFLSRELATIIRDVPFELDLMECYLEEPDYDKLMPLLQKMEFKTLINSFTERMKAAGLAPSESGQAPPVCQVEYECTVLPLQEGLDRLAADLDKGEISISYELSNPDPMLAELTGFSWSVEPGTAAYVTGVGEGQAELFREEANISPLASLAGSRAGVKKYCHDGKRLMVALDRYGIRWGSVAQDTLLAAYLLNPTGHHQDLADLSAEYLGRELAPGDESAGAAGTSGAAGAGSSAAVIMELQKVLAQKLADDGLEELYYSVELPLTRILADMEITGVRVDRERLTEMSAELADKLENISTEIYGLSGEEFNINSPKQLGYILFEKMGLPAAKKTKTGYSTDVEVLERLAAEHGIAEKILEFRQLAKLKSTYVDGLRGLINPRTGRLHTTFNQAVTATGRLSSAEPNLQNIPIRMEEGRRIRKAFVPSEPGHRLLAADYSQIELRVLAHISGDANFIRAFREGQDIHTHTASEVFGVPENEVTREMRDGAKAVNFGIVYGISEFGLARNIRITRQQAREYIDGYLDRYPGIREFMKNIVVEARENGYVTTILDRRRYIPDLKSRNHNVRAFGERAAMNTPIQGSAADIIKLAMVRVAECLEREGLKTKMLLQVHDELIFEVPEEEMEKAVPLIRDCMENAVELEVPLVVDMKQGPSWFDMEKIKNV
- the mutM gene encoding DNA-formamidopyrimidine glycosylase; this encodes MPELPEVETIRRSLEDKIKGKTFTGIEIFLEKILKGIDAGEFDEKLKGKKITGISRRGKYLIIQLSGGLVMVVHLRMTGQLLYCSAEQERVKHTHVIFHLSDKYDLRFVDQRQFGKVQFLPAKDLENLSSLKNLGVEPLSDDFTREFFKKGLRNRRVKIKPLLLEQEFIAGIGNIYADEALFRARVNPEKVAANLSPREASMLFNAIREVLIEGIDNKGTSIKDYIDGDGNKGSNQNNLRVYGRDRQPCTKCGTEIQRVVIRGRSAHYCPKCQKI
- the ytaF gene encoding sporulation membrane protein YtaF: MELLSIIAFATALSLDGFGVGISYGMRKIRIPVLSLVVISLTSSTAIGLTMLSGHFVSQYISAEMAEIIGASILILVGLWILLQTWSKKESHIKPGEKSVGEHNPECQTILDFKIEAFGLVIKIMREPTVADFDKSGFISVKEALLLGLALAMDAIGAGFGAAMTGFTPVLTPLIVGIVKFLMVSLGVILGRRYAVNWLGNRAAVLPGWVLIMLGVARVMKI
- a CDS encoding DUF488 domain-containing protein — encoded protein: MSHIYTIGHSIHSVEHFLLLLNSNGINCVVDVRSVPYSKYSPQYNMNELRQQLKSNGIYYVFMGKELGARQSDKSLYNDDGYVDFERVRNSTLFKTGIERVKAGMKKGFKIALMCTEKDPIECHRNILVARAFYLQNYPVLNILENGAVETQDHLENRLLDKYFPNRNQRNILELLDGEINEKDMIIKAYRERNKEIGYKNDDGSQVI
- a CDS encoding DUF488 domain-containing protein, whose product is MKVYTIGFTKKSAREFFALLKKHSVKKILDIRLNNCSQLAGFSKGADLEYFCEICGIGYEHNTRLSPTKSILDDYKKKRIGWPEYEEQFLKLLSERKVEELFNFGDGNNDVVCFLCSEEKADQCHRRLVAEYFKCKNPKLDIEIVHI
- a CDS encoding dual OB domain-containing protein, which gives rise to MVKEIIILATSVKYRNYCIAGIDKATGEWVRIISDDDSIENAVRMEDMCYADGSVPKVFDVVRIKCKGHRPNFYQPENFLLDDTCYWQKVDRASISDVIKVHPPEDKPYIFYNHTKRIHKDDLEQICKVASDNHSLILISPKNVIVHVNEFPERKTVTISFDYNDCTYKWIPTTDTDFKKRYLELEPFHYRVKERVFLVLSLGVCDPKDGCHYKLVATVLE
- the coaE gene encoding dephospho-CoA kinase (Dephospho-CoA kinase (CoaE) performs the final step in coenzyme A biosynthesis.), translated to MTVIGLTGSIASGKSLVAEVLKEKGAVLIDADVVAREVVEPGTEGWRQIRTEFGDAILKPDGTVNRKELGNMVFASPGLLKKLNNIVHPIIEKEVIGKINLFRAGSVNGNEVMVIDAPLLIEAGMHRLVDEVWVVDIPHEVRVRRLMERDRLTREQALGRIKSQMPAEEKKKYAGIVIDNSGDRHDTRKAVAELWERRFGKPGVETVEKTKN
- a CDS encoding lytic transglycosylase domain-containing protein, whose translation is MRKRKIRRGRIIWLLLLIAVVAMLSSKSFWRVFYPLPYKELVFSQAAKNNIDPYLVAAIIKTESNFVPSAESPMGARGIMQIMPETGAWAAQQMNLREFKPDDLYNPELNIRIGSWYISNLNTEFKGNKILVVAAYNGGRGNVREWLDKGLWTGEHASVDQIPFSETRAYVKKVLRNYSWYRYLYKEAPG
- a CDS encoding sigma-54-dependent Fis family transcriptional regulator; the encoded protein is MPVHDRKEQMLKAWTEFVEQGHVNKNWVRREIEDSWRRSRSMGIDKCLENIPFLAETAELEQRREANRELLEISFPIMKNLFSFVEGSGFIVALIDRDGIILQSLGDRETVALASRNSLVAGASLNEAVSGTNATGLALKQGRPIQVFATEHYIKALHPWTCSSGPIYGHSGQLVGALSMTGSFEKVHSHTLGMVVAAIDSVEGQLKVNKVLENLLVVNRYQNAIVESISDGLIAVDEKARVTKINKAADALLKINPDSVIHSSINELLGYHNPILKALQTGDICTDEEFQADTKRGKVHCTMTCRPIRNPQQKIVGVVTVVREIRAVKQLVTRMVGARARFTFDDLIGRNATYLKTVEMARTAGGSSSNVLLLGESGTGKEVFAQAIHNATSRAKGPFIAINCAALPRELIGSELFGYNEGAFTGAKRGGSPGKFELADGGTLFLDEIGEMPLELQANLLRVLQEKAVVRIGGDQVIPVDVRVIAATNKDLQREVEKGAFRSDLYYRLNVLTINMVSLRNRKDDILPLTGFFVEKVNARLGKNAVVIPPETLDYLQRYHWPGNIRQLENVIERAVHIASGENITPDCLPDEVLSDTRIHLVSAAQEAEQAETKANSDVVVRKSGRKAGRTDILEAIKNNDGNLTNAAKDLKISRSTLYRKMEKYSIKVVEGEFVSSGMHRSRPFIEVANERFRIDD